The DNA sequence CTCGGCGCGCCGGTCGCAGATCGAGCCGCTCGCGGAGCGCGGCAAGCGGAGCGCCCGCACCGCGCTGTACGCGATGGAGCACGCCACCCTCATGCTGGCAACGACCCAGCTCGGCATCACGGTCTGCTCGCTGCTGATCCTGAACGTGTCGGAGCCGGCGATCCACCATCTGCTGGAGGGGCCCCTCCACCTCACCGGCTGGCCGGACGAGGCGACGGGCGCCATCGCGTTCATCGTCACCCTCGTGCTCGTGTCGTTCCTCCACGTCGTGTTCGGCGAGATGGTGCCGAAGAACATCTCGTTCTCGGTGCCCGACCGGGCGGCGCTGCTGCTCGCGCCGCCGCTCGTCGGGATCGGCCGGGCGGTGCGGCCGGTCATCGTGGCGCTGAACGCGACCTCCAACGGGGTCGTGCGACTGTTCGGGGTGCAGCCGAAGGCCGAGGCGGCGAGCACCTTCACCCTGGACGAGGTCGCCACGATCGTGAACCAGTCCACCCGGGAGGGAGTGCTCACCGACAGCACCGGGGCCCTCACCGCCGCGTTCGAGTTCACGGAGAAGAAGGTGAAGGACGTCGCCGCCGGACTCGACGCGCTCGTGACGCTCCCGACTTCGCCGACGCCGGCCGACGTCGAGAAGGCGGTGGCCAAGCACGGGTTCTCGCGCTACGTCGTCCCCGACGCCGACGGTGAGCCGACCGGGTACCTGCACCTCAAGGACGTGCTCGACCTGGAGGAGACCGG is a window from the Leifsonia sp. AG29 genome containing:
- a CDS encoding hemolysin family protein, producing MGDWLGIFWLVVLLVVNAFFVGAEFAVISARRSQIEPLAERGKRSARTALYAMEHATLMLATTQLGITVCSLLILNVSEPAIHHLLEGPLHLTGWPDEATGAIAFIVTLVLVSFLHVVFGEMVPKNISFSVPDRAALLLAPPLVGIGRAVRPVIVALNATSNGVVRLFGVQPKAEAASTFTLDEVATIVNQSTREGVLTDSTGALTAAFEFTEKKVKDVAAGLDALVTLPTSPTPADVEKAVAKHGFSRYVVPDADGEPTGYLHLKDVLDLEETGFELPVPVKRIRKLVTVFSESDLEDALATMRRSGSHLARVVDAEGATSGVLFLEDIIEELVGEVQDATRRS